A single Oryza brachyantha chromosome 8, ObraRS2, whole genome shotgun sequence DNA region contains:
- the LOC102708269 gene encoding formin-like protein 6: MALFRKFFYRKPPDGLLEITERVYVFDSCFTTDVFDDDKYQDYIGDIVSQLRIHFSDASFMVFNFREGDGQSLLANILSNYDMIVMDYPRQYEGCPLVSIEIIHHFLRSGESWLSLGQQNVLIMHCERGGWAVLAFMLAGLLLYRKQFIGEQRTLEMIYRQAPRELIQLLSPLNPMPSQIRYLHYISRRNVSSQWPPSDRALTLDCVILRNIPGFNGEGGCRPIFRIYGKDPLLATSNTPKVLFSTPKRSKYVRLYKKVDCELIKIDIHCHIQGDVVLECISLDADQEREEMMFRVMFNTSFIRSNILMLNRDEIDILWDAKDLFPKEFRAEVLLSEMDTVNQVDSMEVGNIGEKEGLPVEAFAKVQEMFSNVDWLDPTGEAAAQLFQQLISSENIQLRKGLLSPNKKDLSIMKEVGQLNLDLRSPTNKESDNIKDKSSSVQHSTIYVNRQENDDMQGLNPQEPTTDLDPATVSHYKSRISSIDKMISSLVHEGTTHVVGIATDMQSPIYNKIMNSSRPVLKDQNGKLDEQSGSVKRSSPTMIMPHRFPVSRSSSLVFSNSSPRSLSAYPRFHSAPSALGITTLLEDHVLFGENEKHMKVPCVVVKIPSKQSTQQHPIKVTHVLPKCTQSPPPPPLPPPLAPVVLVPLDAIMMSQAKDLPSFPSPSPTSHKQSTLQLQQTIQSKNHQQSSSNNAQEPSQIFPAPPPPPLPTPSSTSHSTSSNCLLVDSMLSTSTTLLKPPIPPPPPQSPSTPSCSPIRLLVSPPPPPFVSTSPLIKILGPPPPPPAPAPNSPPSRLSPPPPPPPLLASTSSHVRPAATLPCRSHASTSFPLQLVAPPPPPPPQTLSTIACLAIAMPPLPRATSAPSPPPPPPCSSVKQLSNSMGNSFAPPPPLPSSFSKDNKGPSCNVVPPPAPPGANSTLPGIRGRGPTPPSGPMSRSLQSGQVASRRSNLKPLHWVKVTRAMHGSLWEEAQKTDEASKAPVFDMSELENLFSAVLPSSDGKRSDKSGSRASGSKPEKIHLIDLRRANNCGIMLTKVKMPLSDLMSAILTLDDTILDADQVENLIKFTPTKEETELLKGYKGDKQVLGECEQFFMELMKLPRVDSKLRVFLFKIQFRSQVSDLKRSLNIVNSSAEEIRGSVKLKRIMQTILSLGNALNQGTARGSAVGFRLDSLLKLSDTRARNNKMTLMHYLSKVLCEKLPELIDFPKDLASLDLASKIQLKSLAEEMQAINKGLEKVEQELTTSENDGPVSDIFRRTLKDFLSGAEADVRALTSLYSNVGRNADALALYFGEDPARCPFEQVVITLQNFVRLFARSHDENCKQLDLEKKKAHKEAEAEKTKKEPERAQKEAGAKTTKDQENEKTKHSNSIKELGISLQSPAQTASAK; this comes from the exons ATGGCGCTGTTCCGCAAGTTCTTCTACCGGAAGCCGCCCGACGGGCTCCTCGAGATCACCGAGCGTGTCTACG TATTTGATTCTTGTTTCACTACGGATGTTTTCGATGATGATAAATATCAAGACTATATTGGGGACATTGTCTCACAACTTCGAATCCACTTTTCTGATGCCTCGTTTATGGTGTTCAACTTTCGAGAGGGAGATGGTCAAAGTTTGTTGGCAAATATCTTATCGAACTATGATATGATTGTGATGGATTATCCACGACAATACGAGGGATGCCCACTTGTTTCTATTGAAATAATTCACCATTTTTTAAGGTCGGGGGAGAGTTGGTTATCTTTAGGTCAGCAAAATGTCTTGATAATGCACTGTGAACGAGGTGGCTGGGCTGTGCTTGCATTTATGTTGGCAGGACTactattatatagaaaacaattcATAGGTGAACAGAGGACATTGGAGATGATCTATAGGCAAGCACCTCGTGAGTTGATTCAGTTGCTGTCACCATTAAATCCCATGCCCTCTCAGATACGATACTTACATTATATATCTCGAAGGAATGTGAGCTCACAGTGGCCACCAAGTGATCGAGCACTTACATTGGATTGTGTAATACTAAGAAATATTCCAGGCTTTAATGGAGAGGGTGGATGTAGACCAATATTCCGTATTTATGGAAAAGATCCTCTACTTGCTACAAGCAACACTCCCAAGGTGCTTTTCTCAACACCAAAAAGGAGCAAATATGTTCGTCTCTACAAGAAG GTAGATtgtgaattaattaaaatagacATTCATTGTCATATTCAAGGTGATGTTGTCCTTGAATGCATTAGCCTTGATGCGGATCAAGAGCGGGAAGAGATGATGTTCAGAGTTATGTtcaatacatcatttattagATCTAACATTCTGATGTTAAATCGTGATGAAATTGACATATTATGGGATGCCAAAGACCTGTTCCCGAAGGAGTTTAGAGCTGAG GTTCTTCTTTCAGAAATGGACACGGTAAATCAAGTAGATTCCATGGAGGTGGGTAATAtaggagagaaagagggacTCCCAGTTGAAGCATTTGCAAAGGTTCAGGAGATGTTTAGCAATGTAGACTGGTTAGATCCAACAGGAGAAGCTGCAGCCCAACTTTTTCAGCAACTTATTTCATCAGAAAACATTCAGTTGAGAAAAGGTTTGTTATCTCCAAATAAGAAGGACTTAAGTATTATGAAAGAGGTAGGGCAATTGAATCTTGATTTGAGATCTCCAACCAACAAAGAATCTGACAATATTAAGGACAAATCAAGTAGTGTTCAACACTCAACTATCTATGTGAACAGACAAGAAAATGATGACATGCAGGGGTTGAACCCACAAGAACCAACCACTGATTTAGATCCAGCCACGGTTTCTCATTACAAATCAAGGATATCTAGCATTGATAAAATGATAAGTTCTCTCGTCCACGAAGGGACAACCCATGTAGTTGGCATTGCTACGGACATGCAATCTCcaatatataacaaaattatgaACTCTAGTAGACCAGTTCTGAAGGATCAAAATGGTAAGCTTGATGAACAATCTGGTTCAGTAAAGCGCTCTTCACCCACGATGATTATGCCACACCGATTTCCAGTTTCTAGGTCAAGTTCTCTTGTTTTTAGTAACTCTAGTCCTAGATCACTTTCAGCCTACCCAAGATTTCACAGTGCACCTTCAGCCCTTGGAATTACAACTCTTTTGGAAGACCATGTTTTATTTGGAGAGAATGAGAAGCATATGAAAGTTCCTTGTGTTGTGGTCAAAATTCCATCAAAACAATCAACACAACAACATCCTATAAAAG TTACTCATGTTCTACCAAAGTGTACACAATcaccacccccgccgccgctaccaCCTCCACTGGCTCCAGTAGTGCTAGTACCGCTTGATGCTATTATGATGTCTCAGGCAAAAG ACCTTCCATCATTTCCATCCCCATCTCCTACTTCGCATAAACAATCCACATTGCAGTTGCAACAAACTATTCAATCCAAAAATCATCAGCAATCCTCAAGTAACAATGCACAAGAGCCATCACAAATTTTTCCTGctccccctccacctccattGCCTActccatcgtcaacttcacatTCCACTAGTAGTAATTGTCTCCTTGTCGATTCCATGCTTTCcacatcaacaactttgttGAAACCTCCAataccgccaccaccaccccaaTCTCCATCCACTCCGAGTTGCTCTCCTATTAGATTACTTGTatcacctccacctcctccttttGTTTCTACTTCACCGCTTATTAAAATTCTAggacctccaccaccacctcctgcaCCTGCACCCAACTCCCCTCCTAGTAGACTttcacctccccctcctccaccCCCACTACTTGCTTCCACTTCATCTCATGTCCGACCTGCTGCAACATTGCCATGTCGATCTCATGCTTCAACTTCATTTCCTTTGCAACTAgttgcaccaccaccaccaccacctccacaaACATTATCTACTATTGCGTGTTTAGCAATAGCGATGCCCCCACTTCCTAGGGCTACCTCTGCACCAtcccccccaccaccaccaccatgtaGTTCAGTAAAACAATTGTCAAATTCGATGGGAAACTCATTtgctccaccaccacctcttcCTTCAAGTTTCTCAAAGGACAACAAAGGACCTTCTTGCAATGTTGTACCTCCGCCAGCACCTCCTGGTGCTAATTCTACATTGCCTGGTATAAGGGGGCGTGGACCTACACCACCTTCTGGTCCAATGTCTAGAAGCCTTCAGTCTGGTCAGGTTGCATCTAGAAGGTCTAATCTGAAGCCCCTACATTGGGTGAAAGTAACAAGAGCAATGCATGGCAGTCTCTGGGAGGAGGCACAAAAAACCGACGAAGCTTCAAA AGCTCCAGTGTTCGACATGTCAGAACTTGAAAATCTCTTCTCCGCCGTGCTACCAAGTTCAGATGGGAAGCGTTCAGATAAGTCAGGAAGTCGTGCATCTGGGTCCAAACCAGAAAAGATTCACCTT ATTGATCTTCGTCGTGCTAATAATTGTGGAATCATGCTAACAAAAGTCAAAATGCCCCTGTCTGATCTGATG AGTGCAATTCTTACTTTGGATGATACTATCCTAGATGCCGATCAAGTTGAAAACCTCATTAAGTTCACTCCAACTAAAGAGGAAACTGAACTTCTAAAG GGTTATAAAGGAGATAAGCAAGTACTTGGAGAATGTGAACAG TTCTTCATGGAGCTTATGAAATTACCTCGTGTGGATTCTAAACTGAGAGTTTTCTTATTTAAGATTCAATTCCGTTCTCAG GTTTCTGACCTTAAGAGGAGCCTGAACATTGTTAACTCTTCTGCAGAAGAG ATAAGGGGTTCAGTTAAGCTGAAAAGGATTATGCAAACAATTCTTTCATTGGGAAATGCATTAAACCAAGGAACTGCTAGAG gTTCTGCTGTTGGGTTTAGGTTGGATAGCTTACTCAAACTAAGTGACACTCGTGCACGTAACAATAAGATGactttaatgcattatttatcaAAG GTACTTTGCGAGAAACTTCCAGAACTTATTGATTTTCCTAAAGATTTGGCTAGCTTGGATTTGGCTTCAAAG ATACAATTAAAGTCATTAGCAGAGGAAATGCAGGCCATAAACAAAGGACTCGAAAAGGTGGAGCAAGAACTAACTACATCAGAAAATGATGGCCCTGTGTCAGACATATTTCGCAGG ACACTGAAGGATTTTCTAAGTGGTGCTGAAGCTGACGTTAGAGCCTTGACTTCACTATATTCTAATGTG GGAAGAAACGCAGATGCATTAGCACTTTATTTTGGAGAAGACCCAGCACGTTGCCCATTTGAGCAAG TGGTCATAACACTCCAAAACTTTGTGAGATTGTTCGCACGTTCCCATGATGAGAATTGCAAGCAATTGGATCtagaaaagaagaaagcaCATAAGGAAGCAGAAGCAGAGAAAACCAAGAAGGAACCTGAAAGGGCACAAAAGGAAGCAGGAGCAAAGACAACTAAGGACCAAGAAAATGAGAAAACTAAGCACAGCAATTCAATCAAAGAGTTGGGTATCTCACTCCAGTCACCAGCTCAAACTGCCAGTGCCAAATGA